One genomic window of Myxocyprinus asiaticus isolate MX2 ecotype Aquarium Trade chromosome 5, UBuf_Myxa_2, whole genome shotgun sequence includes the following:
- the LOC127440913 gene encoding zinc finger protein 134-like, with the protein MEYVKMEIAFVKEECKDMSDPEPCRMTNEDTEELRDLVEVEEESQKLNKVDEKTQYQKPDDFITEEKNFSCSKIEKNFLQRRAQKTKAKKYITCPQCGKSFTKKDTLNNHMQIHSGEKPFTCLQCGKSFTRKESLNIHMRIHTG; encoded by the exons ATGGAGTACGTTAAGATGGAGATTGCATTTGTTAAAGAGGAGTGTAAAGACATGAGTGATCCTGAACCATGTAGAATGAcaaatgaagatactgaggaactaAGAG ACCTGGTAGAAGTGGAAGAAGAAAGTCAAAAATTGAATAAAGTGGATGAGAAAACTCAGTATCAGAAACCAGATGACTTcataactgaagaaaaaaatttcAGTTGCTCAAAGATTGAGAAGAATTTCTTACAAAgaagagcacaaaaaacaaaagctaAGAAATACATaacctgccctcagtgtggaaagagtttcacaaaaaAAGATACTCTGAACAATCACATGCaaattcactctggagagaagcctttcacatgcctccaatgtggaaagagttttacacgtAAAGAAAGCCTTAAtattcacatgagaattcacaccggGTAG